In Qipengyuania psychrotolerans, one DNA window encodes the following:
- a CDS encoding ATP-binding cassette domain-containing protein, whose product MSGPTPSALLFDKVAKRFGAVTAVDAVSLAVEDGQFIALVGQSGSGKSTLLKTVNRLVEPSEGVVLLGGEDVAGLPLPALRRNIGYVFQSIGLFPHMNVGENIGIGAQISGERLPSARVSELLEMVELEPAMALRQPDELSGGQRQRVGVARALANDPKLLLMDEPFGALDPVTRDALGMRVLDLHKRLGLTSVMVTHDMSEALLLADRVLVMDQGRIVADETPQALVAGEGGEVAQGLVAVPRHQAERLAELAR is encoded by the coding sequence GTGAGCGGACCAACCCCGTCAGCACTTTTATTCGATAAGGTCGCCAAACGGTTCGGCGCTGTAACAGCCGTCGACGCCGTGTCGCTTGCGGTTGAAGACGGGCAATTCATTGCGCTTGTCGGCCAATCCGGTTCCGGAAAATCGACGCTGCTTAAGACCGTGAACCGGCTGGTCGAGCCCAGTGAAGGGGTTGTCCTGTTAGGGGGCGAGGACGTTGCCGGGCTCCCGCTTCCTGCCCTGCGCCGCAATATCGGCTATGTGTTCCAGTCTATCGGTCTGTTCCCGCACATGAATGTCGGCGAAAACATCGGGATAGGTGCGCAAATTTCGGGGGAAAGGCTGCCATCAGCGCGGGTTTCCGAATTGCTTGAAATGGTCGAGCTTGAACCTGCAATGGCCCTGCGCCAGCCGGATGAACTCAGCGGCGGCCAGCGTCAGCGGGTAGGCGTTGCGCGCGCACTGGCGAACGATCCCAAGCTCCTGCTTATGGATGAACCTTTCGGGGCGCTAGATCCGGTCACTCGCGACGCCTTGGGAATGCGCGTCCTCGATCTGCACAAGCGGCTGGGCCTGACGAGCGTCATGGTCACGCACGATATGTCGGAAGCGCTGCTTCTGGCAGATCGCGTATTGGTGATGGATCAGGGCCGGATTGTCGCGGACGAAACTCCGCAGGCGCTGGTCGCAGGCGAGGGCGGCGAGGTTGCGCAGGGGCTTGTGGCAGTGCCACGCCAT
- a CDS encoding sensor histidine kinase, translated as MKTDVTNNWPQGRGPNPAYCSEDERLTVMASYGVDKLMDDGELSAIVQFAAKLCGAPVSLVSLVEEQRQRFLARAGLDTTETPRPTSFCAHAMMEREPLVVPDAMLDPRFERNPLVTGEPKIRFYAGVPLLSSEGAPLGSLCVIDTEPRTEGLTDFQREGLEVLAASVMRRLNARREYLAVQEKLVRESMRLRKMAEHIPVLAWAANPDGSLEFGNEALYEYFGTNDLSTIDFEDMIHSSDAEAVETVREASRTKGQRWEAEARVRRADGEYRWMVLRAWPMRDAKGEIETWFGAGIDIDETHKLSQSRDLLARELSHRIKNIFAVVSGLLAMHARGLPDVQPFADKVSGAIRSLATAHDYVRPEDGTSSDNLGGLLEGLLAPYAKTDSDLVKVSGDDVFLGARAATPLALIFHELATNSAKYGALASERGTVQIEVIKDCDKKGSVCINWHEEVADFTPPSTDMDEGFGSRLLRMAIEGQLSGSFTREFSDSGLQVELIIPKSAISAK; from the coding sequence ATGAAAACCGACGTTACGAACAACTGGCCCCAGGGACGTGGGCCAAACCCTGCTTATTGCAGCGAGGATGAACGCCTTACGGTGATGGCATCCTATGGTGTCGACAAACTGATGGACGATGGCGAGTTGTCTGCGATCGTCCAGTTCGCGGCGAAGCTGTGCGGTGCGCCGGTTTCGCTTGTCAGCCTGGTGGAAGAACAGCGGCAGCGCTTTCTGGCGCGGGCCGGACTCGATACTACCGAAACACCTCGGCCCACCAGCTTCTGCGCTCATGCAATGATGGAGCGGGAACCCCTGGTAGTTCCGGATGCGATGTTGGACCCGCGATTCGAACGCAATCCGCTGGTCACGGGCGAACCGAAGATACGGTTCTACGCCGGCGTTCCATTGCTGTCGTCGGAAGGTGCCCCGCTGGGATCACTGTGCGTCATTGATACCGAACCGCGCACGGAAGGACTGACCGACTTCCAGCGCGAAGGCCTGGAAGTGTTGGCGGCATCCGTGATGCGGCGGCTTAATGCACGGCGTGAGTATCTGGCTGTACAGGAAAAACTGGTTCGCGAGAGCATGCGGCTGCGCAAAATGGCAGAACATATTCCGGTTCTGGCGTGGGCCGCCAACCCCGACGGATCGTTGGAATTCGGTAATGAAGCGCTCTACGAATATTTCGGTACCAACGATCTCAGCACGATTGATTTCGAAGATATGATCCACTCTTCCGATGCAGAGGCGGTGGAAACTGTCCGGGAAGCATCGCGGACCAAGGGGCAGCGATGGGAAGCGGAGGCCCGCGTCCGCCGCGCCGATGGGGAGTACCGCTGGATGGTGCTGCGCGCTTGGCCGATGCGTGATGCCAAGGGCGAGATCGAAACCTGGTTCGGGGCCGGCATCGATATCGATGAAACGCACAAATTATCTCAAAGCCGTGATCTGCTGGCTCGCGAATTGTCGCACAGGATCAAGAATATTTTCGCAGTTGTTTCGGGATTGCTCGCCATGCACGCGCGCGGGCTGCCCGATGTCCAGCCTTTCGCCGATAAGGTTAGCGGAGCAATTCGTTCGCTGGCGACAGCACACGATTATGTGCGGCCTGAAGATGGGACGAGCAGCGACAATCTGGGCGGACTGCTCGAAGGCCTGCTTGCCCCGTATGCCAAGACTGATAGCGACTTGGTGAAGGTATCCGGCGATGACGTGTTCCTTGGTGCGCGCGCTGCAACGCCGCTTGCCCTGATTTTCCATGAGCTTGCCACCAATTCTGCCAAATATGGCGCTCTCGCGAGCGAACGCGGCACGGTTCAGATCGAAGTGATCAAGGATTGCGACAAAAAGGGTAGCGTCTGCATCAACTGGCACGAGGAAGTGGCTGACTTCACTCCGCCGTCCACCGACATGGATGAAGGTTTCGGATCCCGCTTGCTACGCATGGCAATCGAAGGCCAGCTATCGGGCAGTTTCACCCGCGAATTTTCGGACAGCGGCTTGCAGGTGGAATTGATCATTCCGAAAAGCGCGATAAGCGCCAAGTGA
- a CDS encoding isovaleryl-CoA dehydrogenase, which produces MRATPDFDFQLGEAADMIRESVGRFADEQIEPLAAKVDREDWFPKAELWPAMGELGLHGITVSEADGGLGLGYLEHVIAVEEVSRASASVGLSYGAHSNLCVNQIARWGNDQQKAKYLPKLISGEHVGSLAMSEAGAGSDVVSMKMKAEKVDGGYVLNGTKFWITNAPYADTLVVYGKTSPEAGSRGITTFLIEKDFEGFSIGQKIEKVGMRGSPTSELVFDDCFVPDENVMGPENGGVGVLMSGLDYERVVLSGIQLGIMQACLDTVIPYLRERTQFGKPLGSFQLMQAKVADMYVALQSARAYTYAVAKACDNEQTTRFDAAGVILLSSENAFRVAAESVQALGGAGYTLDWPVERYMRDAKLLDIGAGTNEIRRMLIGRELIGAAG; this is translated from the coding sequence ATGCGCGCCACCCCCGATTTCGATTTTCAGCTCGGCGAAGCCGCGGACATGATCCGCGAAAGCGTCGGGCGGTTTGCGGACGAGCAGATCGAACCCCTTGCAGCGAAGGTCGACCGCGAGGACTGGTTCCCCAAGGCCGAACTGTGGCCTGCAATGGGCGAACTCGGCCTGCACGGGATTACCGTGAGCGAAGCTGACGGCGGCCTTGGACTGGGCTATCTCGAACACGTGATTGCGGTTGAAGAAGTCAGCCGGGCAAGCGCGTCTGTCGGCCTGAGCTACGGCGCGCATTCCAATTTGTGCGTCAACCAGATCGCGCGCTGGGGCAATGACCAGCAGAAAGCCAAATACCTCCCGAAACTGATCAGCGGCGAACACGTCGGCAGCCTCGCGATGAGCGAAGCGGGCGCGGGTTCGGACGTCGTGTCGATGAAGATGAAGGCCGAAAAGGTTGATGGCGGCTACGTGCTCAACGGCACCAAGTTCTGGATCACCAATGCGCCCTATGCCGATACGCTGGTCGTATACGGCAAGACATCGCCCGAAGCAGGCAGCCGCGGCATCACCACCTTCCTGATCGAGAAGGATTTCGAAGGGTTTTCCATCGGCCAGAAGATCGAGAAAGTCGGTATGCGCGGCTCACCCACATCGGAGCTGGTATTCGACGATTGCTTCGTGCCTGACGAAAACGTGATGGGCCCGGAAAACGGCGGCGTCGGCGTTTTGATGAGCGGGCTTGATTACGAGCGCGTCGTGCTTTCGGGCATTCAGCTCGGCATCATGCAGGCGTGCCTCGACACGGTCATTCCCTACCTTCGCGAACGCACCCAGTTCGGCAAACCGCTGGGCAGCTTCCAGCTGATGCAGGCGAAGGTGGCCGACATGTATGTCGCGCTGCAATCCGCGCGCGCCTACACCTATGCCGTGGCCAAGGCCTGCGACAATGAACAGACCACGCGCTTCGATGCAGCTGGCGTGATCCTGCTGTCGAGCGAGAACGCCTTCCGCGTCGCTGCCGAAAGCGTGCAGGCACTCGGCGGCGCGGGCTACACGCTCGACTGGCCGGTAGAACGCTACATGCGCGATGCCAAGCTGCTCGACATTGGCGCGGGGACGAACGAGATTCGGCGGATGCTGATTGGGCGCGAATTGATCGGAGCGGCTGGCTGA
- a CDS encoding DUF1330 domain-containing protein: MAVYMISRMTIHDRAEYDKYEERFMDIFDKFDGKLLSVDEEPQVVAGEWKATRSVLMEFPTKSQLFAWLTSPEYQEIGKYRDAGSTADAIIVKGLEPGEFK, translated from the coding sequence ATGGCAGTCTACATGATCTCGCGCATGACGATCCATGATCGCGCGGAGTACGATAAATACGAAGAACGCTTCATGGATATCTTCGACAAATTTGACGGCAAGCTTCTCAGTGTGGATGAGGAGCCGCAGGTCGTCGCGGGAGAATGGAAAGCCACGCGCTCGGTGCTGATGGAATTTCCGACCAAATCTCAGCTTTTCGCCTGGCTGACTTCGCCCGAATATCAGGAAATCGGCAAGTACCGCGATGCGGGCAGCACCGCAGATGCGATCATCGTCAAAGGGCTTGAGCCGGGAGAGTTCAAATGA
- a CDS encoding carboxyl transferase domain-containing protein, with the protein MTAPALTSTLDREAPDAKARFEHNKSLAADLRASVAAAALGGSEGSRERHVGRGKLLPRERVERLLDPGSPFLEIGQLAANGMYGKDEINGAGMIAGIGRVSGRQVMIVCNDATVKGGTYYPMTVKKHLRAQEIAQENRLPCIYLVDSGGANLPHQAEVFPDRDHFGRIFFNQANMSALGIPQIACVMGSCTAGGAYVPAMSDETVIVREQGTIFLAGPPLVKAATGEEITAEDLGGGDLHAKKSGVVDHLAENDEHALTIVRDIVSHLGGNYAEARCVEVRDPRPPKFDADDLYALIPDDVRAPYDVKEVIARLVDGSEFHEFKHHYGSTLVCGFAHIWGMPVAILANNGVLFSESAQKGAHFIELACQRRIPLLFLQNISGFMVGGKYEAEGIAKHGAKLVTAVATATVPKVTVVIGGSFGAGNYGMCGRAYSPRFLFTWPNARISVMGGEQAASVLATVHRDADSWTPDQEEEFKAPIRQKYEDEGNPYYATARLWDDGVIDPAQTRDVLGLAFASTLEAPIPDRPQFGVFRM; encoded by the coding sequence ATGACCGCACCGGCTTTAACATCTACGCTCGACCGCGAGGCGCCCGATGCAAAAGCGCGTTTCGAGCATAACAAGTCGCTTGCCGCAGACCTGCGCGCCAGCGTCGCAGCCGCCGCGCTGGGCGGCTCCGAAGGCAGCCGCGAGCGTCATGTCGGGCGGGGCAAACTTCTCCCGCGCGAACGTGTCGAGCGCCTGCTCGATCCGGGCAGCCCCTTCCTCGAGATCGGCCAGCTCGCCGCCAATGGCATGTATGGCAAGGACGAGATCAACGGTGCGGGGATGATCGCAGGCATCGGCCGCGTGTCGGGCCGGCAGGTGATGATCGTGTGCAACGATGCCACTGTGAAGGGCGGCACCTATTACCCGATGACGGTGAAGAAGCACCTGCGCGCGCAGGAAATCGCGCAGGAAAATCGCCTGCCGTGCATCTACCTCGTCGACAGCGGTGGCGCGAATTTACCGCACCAGGCCGAGGTCTTTCCCGACCGCGACCACTTCGGTCGCATCTTCTTCAACCAGGCGAACATGAGTGCGCTGGGCATCCCGCAGATCGCTTGCGTGATGGGCAGCTGCACCGCGGGCGGCGCCTATGTGCCCGCGATGTCGGACGAGACAGTAATCGTCCGGGAACAGGGCACGATCTTCCTCGCCGGACCTCCGCTGGTCAAGGCTGCGACGGGCGAGGAAATTACTGCCGAGGATCTGGGCGGCGGCGATCTCCATGCCAAGAAATCCGGTGTAGTCGATCACCTCGCTGAAAACGACGAGCATGCGCTGACCATCGTGCGCGATATCGTCAGCCACCTAGGCGGCAATTACGCCGAAGCCAGATGCGTCGAGGTGCGCGATCCCCGCCCGCCGAAATTTGATGCCGACGATCTCTATGCACTCATCCCCGATGATGTCCGCGCACCCTATGACGTGAAAGAAGTCATCGCACGGCTGGTCGACGGCAGCGAGTTTCACGAGTTCAAGCACCACTACGGCAGCACTCTGGTATGCGGCTTTGCGCATATCTGGGGCATGCCGGTGGCGATCCTCGCCAACAACGGCGTGCTGTTTTCCGAAAGTGCGCAAAAGGGCGCACATTTTATCGAGCTTGCATGCCAGCGCCGCATTCCGCTGCTATTCCTGCAAAACATCTCCGGCTTCATGGTCGGTGGGAAGTACGAAGCGGAAGGCATCGCCAAGCATGGTGCCAAGCTGGTGACGGCCGTTGCCACCGCCACCGTCCCCAAGGTCACGGTCGTGATCGGCGGCAGCTTCGGTGCAGGCAATTACGGCATGTGCGGCCGCGCTTACTCTCCGCGCTTCCTGTTCACCTGGCCCAATGCCCGCATCAGCGTGATGGGCGGCGAGCAGGCTGCATCGGTCCTGGCAACCGTACACCGCGATGCGGACAGTTGGACGCCAGACCAAGAGGAAGAGTTCAAGGCACCGATACGCCAGAAGTACGAGGACGAAGGCAACCCCTACTACGCCACCGCCCGCCTGTGGGATGACGGGGTGATCGACCCCGCACAAACCCGCGACGTACTCGGCCTGGCCTTCGCGTCCACGCTCGAAGCTCCGATCCCAGACAGGCCGCAATTCGGCGTCTTCAGGATGTAG
- a CDS encoding 1-acyl-sn-glycerol-3-phosphate acyltransferase: MSQATSRKRSILSRIVRRIIWVIYRLQGWKIESGLPDIPKFVIAGAPHTSNWDFVFFTGATAEEGVEPSFMGKHTLFQGMMRNFMFDMGGVPVDRTKRANYVEQVADAFAAADKLALVIAAEGTRSSNGEWRSGFYHIAQAANVPIVVAWVSWKDRKLGFSDPIYPTGNYPRDLMTIAEYLLEKRPDYHRYKVLEAQALRLIEEGEAR; this comes from the coding sequence ATGTCGCAAGCAACGAGCCGCAAGCGCTCTATCCTGTCGCGCATAGTGCGGCGGATCATCTGGGTGATTTACCGGCTGCAAGGCTGGAAGATCGAGAGCGGTCTGCCCGACATACCTAAATTCGTCATCGCCGGCGCACCCCATACATCGAACTGGGACTTCGTGTTCTTTACGGGCGCGACGGCAGAAGAAGGTGTCGAGCCCAGCTTCATGGGCAAGCACACGCTATTCCAGGGCATGATGCGCAACTTCATGTTCGATATGGGCGGCGTGCCGGTGGATCGCACCAAGCGCGCCAACTACGTGGAACAGGTGGCAGATGCCTTCGCCGCAGCCGACAAGCTGGCACTGGTTATCGCAGCCGAGGGCACGCGCAGCTCCAATGGAGAATGGCGCAGCGGATTCTATCATATTGCGCAGGCAGCAAATGTGCCGATCGTCGTTGCATGGGTTAGCTGGAAGGACCGCAAGCTTGGCTTCAGCGATCCCATTTATCCCACCGGAAATTATCCCAGGGATCTCATGACTATTGCCGAGTATCTTCTGGAGAAACGACCGGATTACCATCGGTACAAGGTTCTCGAAGCACAAGCTCTGCGCCTAATCGAAGAAGGGGAAGCACGATGA
- a CDS encoding DUF1295 domain-containing protein yields MIDALLANAAILIGVVLILWVISVQIDDVSFIDAFWGTGMALMAFTSWMQLGQPGALATLILAMTAAWGLRLGIYLFRRWRAEGEDKRYERMLRKDREKGRFAFAALTKIWLGQALLLFLVSSPAQLGILSSSEPAPITGLAWAGLALFLTGIFFEWVGDWQLSKFKADPANKGEVMDKGLWRYTRHPNYFGDACAWWGIWLAAASAGWDIALWTVAGPIFLTFTLVKWSGAALLEKGMKHSRPGYEEYKRRTSAFIPMPPKTSG; encoded by the coding sequence ATGATTGACGCCCTGCTGGCGAATGCTGCCATACTGATCGGAGTGGTTCTCATCCTGTGGGTCATTTCGGTCCAGATTGACGATGTCTCATTCATCGACGCGTTCTGGGGCACCGGAATGGCGCTGATGGCATTCACGAGCTGGATGCAGCTGGGACAGCCCGGCGCACTCGCGACGCTGATCCTCGCGATGACAGCCGCATGGGGGCTGCGCCTGGGCATCTACCTGTTTCGTCGTTGGCGCGCAGAAGGCGAGGACAAGCGGTACGAGCGGATGCTGCGCAAGGACCGCGAAAAAGGCCGCTTTGCCTTTGCTGCGCTGACCAAGATCTGGCTTGGCCAAGCGCTCTTGCTGTTCCTTGTCAGTTCGCCTGCGCAGCTCGGTATTTTGTCCAGCAGCGAACCTGCACCGATCACCGGACTTGCCTGGGCCGGCCTGGCGCTGTTCCTCACCGGGATATTCTTCGAGTGGGTAGGCGACTGGCAACTCTCCAAGTTCAAGGCCGATCCGGCCAACAAGGGCGAGGTCATGGACAAGGGGCTATGGCGCTACACCCGGCATCCCAACTATTTCGGCGATGCTTGCGCCTGGTGGGGTATCTGGCTGGCAGCTGCGAGCGCGGGCTGGGATATCGCGCTGTGGACCGTTGCGGGACCGATCTTCCTGACGTTCACACTGGTCAAATGGTCGGGCGCAGCACTGCTGGAAAAAGGCATGAAGCATTCGCGTCCAGGGTACGAGGAATACAAGCGCCGCACCTCGGCCTTCATTCCGATGCCGCCCAAAACTTCCGGCTGA
- a CDS encoding WcaI family glycosyltransferase: MSAAGRNRRILFIGLNYAPEPIGIGPYSAGLLEALAERGHEVRAIVGQPYYPDWKMHDLLRGRWNTAHENGVTITRCPHYIPANPTGRRRMAHHMSFASSAYPAARQARRELKPDLVMTVAPSLISAPVAARMARRAGVPLWLHVQDFEVGAARAMGLLGAGRVADAALRFERRALASANVVSTISEPMRHLLAEKGVDPANIFELRNWANHPAPAGDRDYRGEWNLGEKFVALYSGNIANKQGLEIVIEAARLLSHREDIRIIICGEGPNRLRLEELAQGLANVQFHDLQPAEDVGDLLQMADLHLLPQLAEAEDLVLPSKLGNMLSSGRPVLATAHRGSGIASEVEGAGAIVPPGDPQALAWAMERLADDPASRARLGEGARHAAVERWSKGMIIDRFEAAMQDLLG; the protein is encoded by the coding sequence GTGAGCGCTGCCGGACGCAATCGGCGCATTCTTTTCATCGGATTGAACTACGCCCCCGAACCGATCGGCATCGGACCCTACAGCGCCGGTCTGCTCGAAGCCTTGGCCGAACGGGGGCACGAGGTCCGGGCCATCGTTGGCCAGCCCTATTATCCGGACTGGAAGATGCACGACCTGCTTCGCGGGCGCTGGAACACAGCACACGAAAACGGCGTCACGATTACGCGCTGCCCGCATTACATACCGGCCAATCCTACCGGGCGGCGCCGGATGGCGCACCACATGAGCTTCGCCAGCAGCGCCTATCCTGCAGCCCGGCAAGCACGCCGAGAGCTGAAGCCGGACCTGGTGATGACGGTTGCGCCATCGCTCATTTCGGCGCCGGTCGCTGCCCGGATGGCACGGCGCGCAGGCGTGCCGCTGTGGCTGCATGTGCAGGATTTCGAGGTCGGAGCTGCGCGGGCGATGGGTCTGCTTGGCGCAGGCCGGGTTGCCGATGCCGCACTGCGCTTCGAACGAAGAGCGCTTGCATCAGCGAACGTGGTCTCGACTATCAGCGAACCGATGCGGCACCTGCTGGCCGAAAAAGGCGTCGATCCCGCGAACATCTTCGAATTGCGCAATTGGGCCAATCACCCTGCCCCGGCGGGCGACCGTGATTACCGTGGGGAATGGAACCTCGGTGAAAAGTTCGTCGCGCTCTATTCGGGCAATATCGCGAACAAGCAGGGGCTGGAGATCGTGATCGAGGCTGCACGGCTTCTCTCCCACCGCGAAGACATTCGGATCATCATTTGCGGCGAGGGGCCGAACAGGTTGCGGCTCGAAGAGCTGGCGCAGGGTCTGGCAAATGTTCAATTTCACGATCTTCAGCCAGCCGAGGATGTCGGTGACTTGCTCCAGATGGCGGACCTGCATCTCCTGCCCCAACTTGCCGAGGCCGAAGATCTCGTGCTGCCGTCCAAACTTGGCAATATGCTCTCATCGGGCCGTCCGGTTCTGGCGACGGCGCATCGCGGGAGTGGGATTGCCAGCGAGGTAGAGGGTGCAGGAGCGATCGTTCCACCAGGAGACCCCCAAGCGCTTGCCTGGGCGATGGAGCGGTTGGCTGACGACCCTGCTTCACGCGCAAGGCTGGGCGAAGGCGCGCGGCACGCGGCGGTCGAACGCTGGTCGAAGGGCATGATAATTGACCGGTTTGAAGCCGCGATGCAGGACCTGCTCGGCTAG
- a CDS encoding glycosyltransferase family 4 protein, with product MKVAVFHPGTQHSRQTALALQQLGQLAFLATGLFDRPGGRLRRLAKLLPGAAGQALVGELNRFASPLLDPQLVRSFARYELPERVLARSGFGSVASMFDAFANDWFARRIAKMASAEGPFALWGYDNSSLTAFSHLAAAKVPKILDRTIADWREWNAAIDRIAVRHGDWLGPQVRPASASLIDRSDAEYQLADHVVCGSPFVIDSVMRHSGVPQIEHKLHLLPYGFDPALFGNAPAPEARPEGEPVRFLFAGQLSARKGIQHVLEAIQDFSPEEASLTCVGSIHVPEARLSTLRSRVDFRGPLARAEMPALMQAHDVLVLPSYFEGSAVVLLEALASGMAIISTPQAGLGPSPSSGVMIDKPDTALLGAAMERLTSDRDLLLSMRRAAITDAAEYNHDAYRRNIAAFLAGIGI from the coding sequence ATGAAGGTCGCCGTTTTCCATCCGGGCACGCAGCACAGCCGCCAGACCGCGCTCGCCTTGCAGCAGCTTGGGCAGCTTGCCTTCCTTGCCACTGGCCTGTTCGACAGGCCCGGCGGGCGGCTGCGCAGGCTGGCAAAGCTGCTGCCAGGAGCTGCGGGCCAAGCGTTGGTCGGGGAACTGAACCGCTTTGCGAGTCCGCTGCTCGATCCTCAGCTGGTGCGCAGTTTTGCGCGCTACGAATTGCCGGAGCGGGTCCTTGCTCGTTCCGGATTCGGCAGCGTTGCGTCAATGTTCGACGCATTTGCGAATGACTGGTTCGCCCGGCGGATTGCCAAGATGGCTTCGGCCGAGGGGCCGTTTGCCTTGTGGGGCTATGACAATTCGTCACTGACCGCTTTCAGCCATTTAGCCGCTGCAAAAGTTCCAAAGATCCTCGACCGGACAATCGCTGACTGGCGGGAATGGAATGCGGCGATTGACCGGATTGCGGTCCGCCATGGCGATTGGCTTGGCCCGCAAGTGCGCCCTGCGTCCGCCAGCCTGATCGATCGCAGCGATGCCGAATACCAGCTAGCCGACCACGTGGTGTGTGGCAGCCCGTTCGTTATCGACAGTGTAATGCGGCACTCCGGCGTTCCTCAAATTGAGCACAAGCTACACCTGCTCCCATACGGGTTCGACCCTGCATTGTTCGGGAATGCGCCCGCCCCGGAGGCGCGACCTGAAGGCGAGCCGGTGCGCTTTCTGTTCGCCGGACAGCTATCGGCCCGCAAGGGGATCCAGCACGTGCTCGAAGCCATCCAGGATTTCAGCCCCGAAGAGGCCAGTCTTACCTGCGTGGGCAGCATCCATGTTCCTGAAGCCCGTCTTTCCACCTTGCGCAGCCGCGTTGATTTCCGCGGCCCGTTGGCGCGCGCTGAAATGCCCGCCTTAATGCAGGCGCACGATGTGCTGGTCCTGCCGAGCTATTTCGAAGGCTCTGCAGTTGTCCTGCTCGAGGCGCTTGCATCGGGCATGGCGATCATCAGCACTCCCCAGGCGGGTCTGGGGCCATCGCCGTCCAGCGGCGTGATGATCGACAAACCTGATACCGCCTTGCTCGGCGCTGCAATGGAGCGGCTCACAAGCGACCGCGACCTGCTTCTTTCGATGCGCCGTGCAGCAATTACCGATGCGGCGGAATATAACCACGATGCCTACCGCCGGAACATCGCAGCCTTCCTCGCTGGGATCGGTATCTAG
- the dcd gene encoding dCTP deaminase — protein sequence MAILSDKWIRDKATTEGMIEPFVESQRRDGTISYGLSSYGYDARVADEFKIFTNVDSAIVDPKDFAANSFVDRKTDCCIIPPNSFALARTVEYFRVPEDVLVICLGKSTYARCGIIVNVTPLEPGWEGHVTLEFSNTTPLPAKIYANEGACQFLFLKGNERCETSYRDRAGKYMGQRGVTLPRL from the coding sequence ATGGCGATTCTCTCCGACAAATGGATCCGCGACAAGGCAACCACCGAAGGCATGATCGAGCCCTTCGTCGAAAGCCAGCGCCGCGATGGCACCATCAGCTACGGCTTGTCCTCATATGGCTATGACGCGCGCGTGGCCGATGAATTCAAGATCTTTACGAATGTCGACAGTGCGATTGTCGACCCCAAGGATTTCGCCGCCAACAGCTTCGTCGATCGCAAGACCGATTGCTGCATCATCCCGCCCAACAGTTTTGCCCTTGCGCGTACGGTCGAATACTTCCGCGTGCCTGAAGACGTGCTGGTAATCTGTCTCGGGAAGAGCACCTACGCACGGTGCGGCATCATCGTGAATGTGACGCCGCTCGAACCGGGCTGGGAAGGCCATGTCACACTGGAGTTTTCGAACACCACCCCGCTTCCGGCGAAGATCTACGCCAATGAAGGCGCGTGTCAGTTCCTGTTCCTGAAGGGCAACGAACGCTGCGAGACGAGCTACCGGGACCGCGCAGGCAAATACATGGGCCAGCGCGGCGTAACGCTGCCTCGCCTCTGA